Sequence from the Rhizobium sp. TH2 genome:
GCAGAAATACCGCGCCGTGATCGTAGGCGAACTGCGAAAGGTCGGCGATGACCTTGCGGCATTCCTCGAAGCCTTCCTCCGTCTTGTTCTTCGGATGATGCACCCAGTCGGACTCGGCGTTGTAGGTGCCGGTCTCTGAAATCACGTACGGGCTGCCGAGATACTGGGCGTGCTTGATGATTTCCTTGAGGTAGCCGACGCGGCGGGCGCGTTCGTCCTTATCCGGATGGATGATGTTGGTGTAGCCCGAAACGCAGCAGATCGGCAGGTTGCTGTCGCGGAACGTGTTGCGGATCGTGGTGCACTTGTCCTTGGTGATCTGGCCCGGACCGACGTCGATATCCTTGAAATGCATGTCGAGCTGAACAGTATTGAAATCGAGCGCGCGGATTTTCTTCGCGGTCTCGGCTAAGCTATAAGGAAAATAGCCGGTGAAAATACCTGTCTGCATCATAGTCGTGTTCCTCCGTTTGGGTATCGATTGAATTAGATTGCGATTTCGCTGAGCTTGATAGCGCGGCCCTCGTCCATCGAGCGGTAACCGGCTTCCACCAAAGCCATGGTCTTGACATTGTCGGCGACGTTGAGAACCGGCTCCTGGCCGTGCTTCACGGCATATTGCAGCTGCTCCATTACGCCGATGAAGGCATGCGGGAACCACATCGTGTCCCAGGTCGGCGTGACCCACTTGCCGCCGGTGGTCTTCCTCGAGGCATAGGTCAGCGTCGAGGCAGCACCATTGGGCCAGCCGATCGTGCCATGCGCCACGCCATCCGTGCCCTCGACACGCCACTTGATGTAGAATTCGCTGTCGAAGCCCTCTTCGCGCGGACCAGCCCAGACATCTTCCATCGAGACCGCCAGCACATTGCCAGGGAACTTGATGGTCGAAACGGTGATGCCGTCCTTGTGCTTGAACGTGGTGCGCGGATCGGACCGGGTCGCGGTGTAGATTTCCTCGGGGTCGCCGAACAGGAAGCGCAACACGTCGAGGTGATGCACGCTCATGTTGGAGAGTGTCAGCCGGTCGAAACCCTCGAGGAAGGTCTGCCAATGCGGGATGGCGCGCATATCGATCGTCGCCATCACGACCGCACCAAGTTCGCCATTGTCGAGGATCTGCTTGAGCACCTGCATCGACTGGTCGTAGCGCATGTTCTGGTTGACCGAGAGGATCTTGCCTGCGGCTTTCGCCTCGTCGCGCAGCTTCTTCGCCTCATCGAGCGAGAGCGCCAGGGGCTTCTGCGCCAGGATCGCCTTGATATGTGGCTCCTTGAGCGCCGCGCGGATCAGCGCCGGCTGCTGGTCTGGCGGAAAGGCAAGATCGACGATATCGACATTCGTGTCCTTGATCAGCGCTTCGGGCGTATCGTGCACCGTCGGAATGGACCAACGGTCAGCGACCTTCTGGGCATTCGCCTTGGTGCGCGAGGCGATGGCCACGACGTTGAAGCCCGCTTCCTTGTAGGCCGCGAGATGGCACTCGGCCATGATCATGCCGGCGCCGATCGCACCGATCCTGTATTCCTTGACCCGGACGTCGGCATCCGGCTTGAAACCTTTGGTGTCAGCCATGACTTCCTCCCATTATATTCCGGCTTGGTGAGACGCGAGCGCCTGCCCGTCCGGTTTGAAAAAATGCACGCGCTTCGGGTCACAGCTCAGCGCCACCGGGGAATCGACCTCGATCCTTGGCTGGCCGCGCATCAGCACCCGGAGCTTCTCTTCACCTGCCGAAAGCGTCACCACAGTATAGCCACCAAGCGGTTCGACTTCGAAAACCTTGGCGGGGACCCCTAACCGATCGCCGCTCCACGGCTCGGCCTTGAGATCCTCCGGCCGGATGCCGATCCCGGCAGCACCGTCAGGAACGCCGGAAAGGCTGATCGTGCCCGCGCCCGCCGTCCAGCCATTGGATTGCGTCAGCGGCAGCAGATTGATGGCGGGAGAGCCGAGCAGCCGCGCGACATACTGGCTCGCGGGGTGATCGTAGATGTCGGATGGCTTGCCCATCTGGCGGATCTGGCCATTCTCCAGGATCGCCATGCGGTCGGCGATCGACATCGCCTCTTCCTGGTCATGCGTGACATAGATCAGCGTATGGCCAAGCTCGCGCTGTATGCGCTTGAGTTCCACGCGGGTCTCTTCGCGCAGCCGCGCGTCAAGCGCCGAGATCGGATCGTCCATCAGGTAGGCCGCCGGATCGCGCACCAACGCCCGCGCGATCGCCACGCGCTGCCGTTCGCCGCCCGAAAGCTGGGCCGGCGGCTTGTGCAGGAGATGGCCGATATGCAGCTTCTCGGAGACGGCCGCGACACGCGCCTTGATCTTGTCCTCGGGCACCTTGCGTTCAACGAGCGGGAAGCGGACATTCTGCTCCGCCGTCATATGCGGAAACAGCGCCAGGTTCTGGAACACCATCGCCACGTTGCGATCGGCCGGCGACAGCGCGTTGGCCGGCTTGCCGCCGATCAGGATCTCGCCGTGATCGGGCGTCTCGAGGCCGAGAATGAGCTTCAGGATCGTCGACTTGCCCGATAGCGGCGGGCCGAAGAGACAGAAGAACTCGTTGTCCTGGACATGGAACGAGACATTGTTGACGGCAACCGTATCGCCGTAGCGCTTGGAGACATTGCGGAGAGAGATGCTTGCCATGCTCAGATTTCCCTGATCGCGGCGCCGTTGGCGGCATCGAACAGCCGAACGGCATCTGGGTTGACGGTGAGCCTGGCCTTCATGCCCGCTTCGAGCCCGTTATCATTGTCCAGCACCACCTTGACCGAAGCCTTGTCGCGGCCGAGATGGACGATGGTCCGGGCGCCGATCCGCTCGACGAAAAACACCGGCAGGCCGGTCTCATCGGCGGTCAGTGACGCCTGTTCCGGCCGGAAACCGTAGAACACGTCGCGGCGCGCACCGGCATTGGCTGTGGTTGCGAGCGAGTCTGACAGGGCGGCGGATTTGCCGAACTCACCCATATCGACAATCGTCGTGCCATTCTCGTGGACGAGCGTACCCTTGATCAGGTTCATGCCGGGCGAGCCGAGGAAGCCGGCCACAAACGTATTGGCTGGATTGTTGTAGACCTCGACCGGCGAGCCGGTCTGCAATACTACGCCGTGATCCATCACGGCAATCCGGTCGGCCATGGTCATGGCTTCGAGCTGGTCGTGCGTGACATAAACCATGGTCTGCTTGAACTGGCGCTGCAAATGCTTGAGTTCCGTGCGCATCACGGCGCGGAACGCCGCATCGACATTCGACAGCGGCTCGTCGAGCAGGAAGATCGCTGGCTCGACGATAGCCGAGCGGCCGATCGCGAGGCGCTGCAGGATATTGACCGACAGCTTCGCCGAGGGCTGGTTCAGCAAAGGTCCGAGTTGAAGAAACTCGGCGATCGCCTTGACTCGCCTGTCGATCTCGGCTTGCGGCAGCCTGCGCATGCGAAGGCCGTAAGCCAAGTTTTCATACACCGACATATGCGTGAAGATCGCATAATTCTGGAACACGAAGCCGACACCGCGCTTGCCCATGGACACGCCAGCCATGTCGCGGTCGTCGAACAGGATGCGTCCGGCCGATGGGCTTTCCATGCCCGCGATCATGTTCATCGTCGTTGACTTGCCGCAGCCGGAGGGACCGAGCAGTGCGACGAACTCACCGTCCTGGATGGTCAGGTCCATCGTCTTGAGCGCGGTGAAGGCGCCGAAATTCTTGACCAGGTTTTCGAGATGGATCGCGGTCATGCTGCTGCCCTCGCACGGTTCATACGCGCAATGGCGAAATTGGCGAAGACCGACAGAAAGATCAGGATGGCGAGAGCGATGGCCGCGACATAGCCCCAGATGAGGTCGTTCTGCGTGACCTTGTAGATGTAAACCGAGATCGTCTCGGTTGCGACGCCCGGTCCACCGCCGGTCATGATAAACAGCGTGTCGAAAATCTTGAAGTTCTCGATCACACGGATCGCCAGCGCGATGATGATGATGGTCTTCATCTTCGGCAGGATGATAGTCCGGAAGCGTTGCGGCCAGGAAGCTCCGAGCAGGGTCGCCGCGCGCAACTGATCTTCCGGCACGCCGGCAAGGCCCGCGAGCAGGATGAGGAACATCAGCGGCGTCCATTGCCAGATATCCGCGATCATCACCGCGATCAGCGCCCAGGTGGGGCTCGACAGCCAGGCGAGCGTGAACTGGGTTCCGGTCAGCGACGAGATGATGTCATTCACCGGCCCGCCGGACTGGAACAGCATGAAGAACATGTAGCCGGCGACCGCGGGCACGACCATCATCGGCATCAGCAGGATCGAATAGAAGAAGCGCTTGCCGCGAAAGTCATCCATGAACAGAAGCGCCAGCGCAAAGCCGAGCAGGAATTCCGCCGGCACGCAGATCAGCATGATCAGCGCCGTACGGCCGAGCGCCGACCAGAAACGGTCATCCACCGCCAGATCGGTATAGTTGGCGAATGTGTTCCACATCTGCCACGCCGACCACCACGGTACACCATCGAGCGGCGACCAGTCGGTCAGCGAGATATAGAGCTGCATCAGCAGCGGGAAGACCGAAATTAACAGGACAAGGATCTGCGCCGGCAGCGTCAGCCGGAAGCCGAGCCTGCGGCTTTCCTGGTCGGCCACCGGGGTCGCGACAGGAAGGATCGGGTTGGACACGGCATCGGTCATTGCTTGAGCGCCCCGAAGGTCAGGCCGCGCACCAGATGCTTCTGGATCGCGATACCCATGATCACGGGGGGTACGGCGGCGATCAGGCCGAGCGCGGCTTTGGCGCCATAGAGCTGGCCGGTCATCGAGGATGACAAAGAGGCCATGTAGACCGGGATCGTGACCCAGTCGCGCGTCGTCAGCAGCAACCCGATTAGATAGTCCGACCAGTTCAGGATGAACACGAACAGCGCGGAACTGGCGAGCGGTGCACGCATCATCGGCAGCGTGATCTGGGTGAACACGCGAAAGCGCGAACAGCCCTCTACGCGCGCCGCATCCTCGATCTCGCGCGGCATGTCATCGAAGAACGTCTTCATCAGCCAGAAGGCGAAGGGCAACGTCACGATGCCGTAGATCAGCGCCAGCCCCCACCATGTGTCGATCATCCCAAGGAACGACCACATGATCATGACGGGGATCATCACCGCCATCGGCGGAAAAAGCCGGAGCTGGATCAGCGCCAAGGGAAGATTCTGCCCTGAACCGAAGCGCGACAGGCCATAAGCAGCCGACGTACCGGCAATCATCGCGATCAATGTACCGAATATCGCCGAAAGCAGCGAGGAAACGATCGGCCGTGTCGCCGTCTTGTCAAGCGCAACGATGAGATTGGAACTCGATTCACCGAAGATGAAACGGAAATTGTCGAGCGTCGGCTCCTTCGGCCACCATGTCAGGTCGGCGCCGGTCGCGGTCCACTCTGCGATCGGCTTGAAGGCCATCGAGGCCATCCAGGCAATCGGCACAAGCGTCACCGCGACGGCCAGGATCACCGCCAGATAACGAAACACTTCAAAAAGGGGTGACCGGTTCATCGTCTCTTCTACACTTCACTCACACAGGAAACGGAAGGCGGGTTGCCGCCTTCCGCTGGATTGGCCTTGGGAGGCTTAGTCGGTGATCGTTGGCCAGGCGGCCTTGTTGGCCTTGATGGCGGCGACCAGCTTTTCCTCGCCGGTACGGCGAGCGATGCGCTGCCACTGCTTCTCGGTGTCGGCCATTGCCTGTTCCGGCGTCTTGGACTTGGTGAGCGCCGCCATCAGGTTCTCGTCGAGCGCATTGTGGAATGCGGTCGCGCCGGGATAGTTGATCGTCGGCACGGTGCGCGCCACATTCTCGCGGACGACGTCCATGTGGTAGGCGTGATAGGTCTCGCGCACCAGCACATCGGAAAAGTCCGAGAGACGGAACGGGTCGAAATAGCCGCCCGGATTGGCCGTCATCCAGGCATAGATACGCGCCGAGCCAAGCCATTGCAGCAGGAGATACGCGGCTTCCGGGTTCTTGCTCTGCGAGGAGACCGAAGCCGAAAGATTGAGCCAGAGCACCGTGCGGCGGATGAGCTTGCCATCGACCTCATTGCCCGGCGGCAGCATGGAGCCGATCTTGCCTGTGACCTTCGAGCCGGTATTGCCGGCATTGTCGAGGAACTTCGGCAGGTTGGAGAAGGCACAGGTCATCGCGGCACCCGCACCGGCGAAATTGCCGTACTGCTCCGGCCAGCCCCAGGAGATCGCGTCCGGCGAATGATGCGAGAGCGAGTCCACGTAATCCTTGGTCGCGGACCAGCCGGCCTCGGAATTGATCAGCGCCTTCCCGTTGTCATCGAACAGGAACTGGTTGGGATTGCCGAGCGAGGCATAGCGCTGGTACCAGTTGGTATAGCCCCAGCCCTGGTTGCGCAGATCTGTCGAGCCGAACAAGCCCTTGTCCGGACGATGGAAGAAGGCGGCGATTTCGCCGTGTTCCTTCCAGGTCTTCGGCGGCGCCAGCTCATAGCCGTGCTTATCGGAGAAGGCCTTCTTCTCGGCTTCGTCGTTGAACAGATCCGTGCGGTAGTTCCAGATCTGGAAGTCGCCGTCGAGCGACACGCCGTAGGTCGATCCATTGTACTGGTTGAGCAGCGATACGCCCTGCGCGCCGTTGACGTAACCCGTCTCGGGGGCATCCCATTCAGGCTTGTGGGTGACGACGAACTCGTCGAGATTGACGATGCCGCCGGTCTCGGCGAGGTCGCCCAGGCGGTTCCATTCGACGGCGTAGATGTCGAAGGCACCGGCCTTGGTCGAGATGTCCTGCATCGTCTTGGTGAATTCCTGGCCGTTCGGCACACCGACGATTTCAAGCGTGATTCCGGTTTCCTTCTCCCAGAGCTCCTTGATCGAAGGCGCGCCCTTGGGGAACGGCTGGGTCAGCTGGCCGATCGAGCCATCGGACAAGCCCAGAACGATCTTGGTAACGCCCTTTGCCTTGAAGCTCTTGGCGGCTTCCACCGCCCTGCCCTCGGGCGTATCGGCGCCATATTGATAGCGCTCGGCGCCATCGAAGCCCGTCGGGCCGCCGATCATGCCTGATGCCAGGGCATCGGCCGCGAATGCGCGACTCGGACGAATGAACTGGGGTGCGATGCCGACGGCAGCCGTCAGGCCGGCCATGCGGGTAGACGCCGACAGAAATCCACGGCGCGAGACATTGAGATTGAGTGACATATTTTCCTCCCTGGCGACCAGACCTCCATCTCGTCGTATGATGTATATTGATTTGTCGATCTATTGATGTCAACATCATATTTGATCAACGTACCTCAATAATTACATCTATCACGATCAAATGCAAAAAACGCAGTGGAATCAAAGCTTCTATATGAGACAACGCTGATGCTTTTTGATGCAATGCGGGAGGAAATGAGTGCCATGCTGCGCTGCGCGCGTTTTTTAGATTGCAAGTCCCGCCCCGTGGAATACATCAGTTTCCATCATCTCATGACGAGGGAATCACATTGCGCTCGACTCTGATCGACATCGCCAAGGGGTCAGGGGTCTCGACCGCGACGGTCGACCGCGTGCTCAACAACCGCTCGGGTGTCAGCGAGCGCACGCGCACGATGGTGATGGAGACTGCCGCCCGCCTGGGATACTTCGGCAGTTCCGAGGCGACCGTGGGCAAGATACGGCTCGATTTCGTCCTGCCCGAAGGCACCAACACATTCATCGCCAATCTCAAGGCACAACTCGAACGCCAATGCGCGGCCCAGGATGGCGTCGAGTTCAATGTGCATTCAGTGGAGGGCTTCAAC
This genomic interval carries:
- a CDS encoding Gfo/Idh/MocA family protein, with translation MADTKGFKPDADVRVKEYRIGAIGAGMIMAECHLAAYKEAGFNVVAIASRTKANAQKVADRWSIPTVHDTPEALIKDTNVDIVDLAFPPDQQPALIRAALKEPHIKAILAQKPLALSLDEAKKLRDEAKAAGKILSVNQNMRYDQSMQVLKQILDNGELGAVVMATIDMRAIPHWQTFLEGFDRLTLSNMSVHHLDVLRFLFGDPEEIYTATRSDPRTTFKHKDGITVSTIKFPGNVLAVSMEDVWAGPREEGFDSEFYIKWRVEGTDGVAHGTIGWPNGAASTLTYASRKTTGGKWVTPTWDTMWFPHAFIGVMEQLQYAVKHGQEPVLNVADNVKTMALVEAGYRSMDEGRAIKLSEIAI
- a CDS encoding ABC transporter ATP-binding protein, which encodes MASISLRNVSKRYGDTVAVNNVSFHVQDNEFFCLFGPPLSGKSTILKLILGLETPDHGEILIGGKPANALSPADRNVAMVFQNLALFPHMTAEQNVRFPLVERKVPEDKIKARVAAVSEKLHIGHLLHKPPAQLSGGERQRVAIARALVRDPAAYLMDDPISALDARLREETRVELKRIQRELGHTLIYVTHDQEEAMSIADRMAILENGQIRQMGKPSDIYDHPASQYVARLLGSPAINLLPLTQSNGWTAGAGTISLSGVPDGAAGIGIRPEDLKAEPWSGDRLGVPAKVFEVEPLGGYTVVTLSAGEEKLRVLMRGQPRIEVDSPVALSCDPKRVHFFKPDGQALASHQAGI
- a CDS encoding ABC transporter ATP-binding protein; this encodes MTAIHLENLVKNFGAFTALKTMDLTIQDGEFVALLGPSGCGKSTTMNMIAGMESPSAGRILFDDRDMAGVSMGKRGVGFVFQNYAIFTHMSVYENLAYGLRMRRLPQAEIDRRVKAIAEFLQLGPLLNQPSAKLSVNILQRLAIGRSAIVEPAIFLLDEPLSNVDAAFRAVMRTELKHLQRQFKQTMVYVTHDQLEAMTMADRIAVMDHGVVLQTGSPVEVYNNPANTFVAGFLGSPGMNLIKGTLVHENGTTIVDMGEFGKSAALSDSLATTANAGARRDVFYGFRPEQASLTADETGLPVFFVERIGARTIVHLGRDKASVKVVLDNDNGLEAGMKARLTVNPDAVRLFDAANGAAIREI
- a CDS encoding carbohydrate ABC transporter permease, giving the protein MTDAVSNPILPVATPVADQESRRLGFRLTLPAQILVLLISVFPLLMQLYISLTDWSPLDGVPWWSAWQMWNTFANYTDLAVDDRFWSALGRTALIMLICVPAEFLLGFALALLFMDDFRGKRFFYSILLMPMMVVPAVAGYMFFMLFQSGGPVNDIISSLTGTQFTLAWLSSPTWALIAVMIADIWQWTPLMFLILLAGLAGVPEDQLRAATLLGASWPQRFRTIILPKMKTIIIIALAIRVIENFKIFDTLFIMTGGGPGVATETISVYIYKVTQNDLIWGYVAAIALAILIFLSVFANFAIARMNRARAAA
- a CDS encoding carbohydrate ABC transporter permease — translated: MNRSPLFEVFRYLAVILAVAVTLVPIAWMASMAFKPIAEWTATGADLTWWPKEPTLDNFRFIFGESSSNLIVALDKTATRPIVSSLLSAIFGTLIAMIAGTSAAYGLSRFGSGQNLPLALIQLRLFPPMAVMIPVMIMWSFLGMIDTWWGLALIYGIVTLPFAFWLMKTFFDDMPREIEDAARVEGCSRFRVFTQITLPMMRAPLASSALFVFILNWSDYLIGLLLTTRDWVTIPVYMASLSSSMTGQLYGAKAALGLIAAVPPVIMGIAIQKHLVRGLTFGALKQ
- a CDS encoding extracellular solute-binding protein — translated: MAGLTAAVGIAPQFIRPSRAFAADALASGMIGGPTGFDGAERYQYGADTPEGRAVEAAKSFKAKGVTKIVLGLSDGSIGQLTQPFPKGAPSIKELWEKETGITLEIVGVPNGQEFTKTMQDISTKAGAFDIYAVEWNRLGDLAETGGIVNLDEFVVTHKPEWDAPETGYVNGAQGVSLLNQYNGSTYGVSLDGDFQIWNYRTDLFNDEAEKKAFSDKHGYELAPPKTWKEHGEIAAFFHRPDKGLFGSTDLRNQGWGYTNWYQRYASLGNPNQFLFDDNGKALINSEAGWSATKDYVDSLSHHSPDAISWGWPEQYGNFAGAGAAMTCAFSNLPKFLDNAGNTGSKVTGKIGSMLPPGNEVDGKLIRRTVLWLNLSASVSSQSKNPEAAYLLLQWLGSARIYAWMTANPGGYFDPFRLSDFSDVLVRETYHAYHMDVVRENVARTVPTINYPGATAFHNALDENLMAALTKSKTPEQAMADTEKQWQRIARRTGEEKLVAAIKANKAAWPTITD